Proteins from a single region of Bdellovibrio bacteriovorus HD100:
- a CDS encoding cysteine desulfurase family protein, producing METSTERPMGKTLQQDTGIYLDYNATTPVDPRVYSTMEPYFKEFFGNPASAGHHWGWIAENAVAKARTQVASFIGCKSMEVTFTGGATESNNWVIFGLISKLREENPEAPIHFITSNIEHSSIMKGMAAAQKMGVEVDFLPVNKFGVVELEAVKAAIKPHTKLMSFIWVNNEIGSINPIPEIAALCKEKQIYLHTDATQAVGKIPVNVTEMGIDLMSFSGHKIYGPKGVGALYIRGKDPKVQLNPLIYGGGQERGLRSGTVNVPAVVGFGTACELCQQNFTAEVQHMKDLRDFLWSELQQNIPGVKLNGHPTDRSPANLNITLPGIKTEQILPRLQKLGVSTGSACGTGAMVVSHVLKGLGLSTEEVQCSLRLSLGRWTTQDELSRAAQILKQAIQK from the coding sequence ATGGAAACGAGCACCGAACGCCCGATGGGAAAGACTTTGCAGCAGGACACCGGCATCTATCTTGATTACAACGCAACCACACCGGTGGACCCGCGTGTTTATTCCACGATGGAGCCCTACTTCAAAGAATTCTTCGGCAACCCAGCCAGCGCCGGTCATCACTGGGGCTGGATCGCGGAAAATGCAGTTGCCAAGGCCCGCACCCAAGTCGCCAGCTTCATCGGCTGCAAGAGCATGGAGGTCACTTTCACTGGTGGCGCCACCGAATCCAACAACTGGGTGATCTTCGGGCTGATTTCGAAACTGCGTGAAGAAAATCCGGAAGCCCCGATTCATTTTATCACCAGCAACATCGAGCACAGCTCGATCATGAAGGGCATGGCCGCCGCTCAGAAAATGGGTGTGGAAGTGGACTTCCTGCCGGTGAATAAATTCGGTGTGGTTGAACTTGAAGCGGTGAAAGCGGCAATCAAACCACACACGAAACTGATGAGCTTTATCTGGGTGAACAACGAAATCGGATCCATCAACCCGATTCCGGAAATCGCCGCTCTTTGCAAAGAAAAACAAATCTATCTGCACACAGACGCCACTCAGGCTGTCGGCAAAATCCCGGTGAATGTGACTGAAATGGGCATTGATCTGATGTCTTTCTCGGGTCACAAAATCTATGGCCCCAAAGGTGTGGGCGCTCTTTACATCCGCGGAAAAGATCCGAAGGTTCAACTGAATCCATTGATTTATGGTGGCGGTCAAGAACGTGGTCTTCGCTCTGGCACCGTCAATGTGCCAGCGGTGGTTGGCTTCGGAACGGCTTGCGAGCTTTGCCAGCAAAACTTCACCGCAGAAGTGCAGCACATGAAAGACCTGCGTGATTTCCTGTGGTCTGAACTTCAGCAAAACATCCCGGGTGTAAAACTGAACGGTCACCCGACGGACAGGTCCCCGGCGAACTTGAACATCACCTTGCCGGGAATCAAAACCGAACAGATCCTGCCTCGATTGCAGAAACTGGGTGTGAGCACGGGCTCAGCCTGCGGCACCGGTGCGATGGTGGTCAGCCACGTTCTTAAAGGCCTGGGACTGAGCACCGAGGAAGTCCAATGCTCCCTGCGCCTGAGCCTGGGCCGCTGGACGACTCAGGACGAATTAAGCCGTGCGGCTCAGATCCTGAAGCAGGCTATTCAAAAATAG